Proteins from a single region of Xenopus laevis strain J_2021 chromosome 9_10S, Xenopus_laevis_v10.1, whole genome shotgun sequence:
- the LOC108704244 gene encoding oocyte zinc finger protein XlCOF22 isoform X3 has protein sequence MIQTGAVGSLKGHFQVSPSHEEPMGMWEEASDTGMKGKEDKNERNKRIVNLTLEMIYLLTGEERDYIKGNKDLYDEEIKEEPQQLSPLAVCEYKDESNVTANMEATLGCNNDGNLTEISPVEQSPPANGIKVEVDSWEEENQSDCSINPLTEQIQGTDTPTPIMGCSPSNNLSDNYISVVIKEEATSWEEENPFAEQTQVTDTSTLVGQSLNSSLIPKDTSDGIKEDLALWETDHNYCKINTITGEILQTDKLADVMGCSLNNNSQDDYISFVIKEEEASCEEGNQSDCSINPLTEPIQGTDTPTPNMLYSLVRDFLKTNGNKYDENANTSAHFSRNRDSDKHERTHTGKKLHSCSQCGKCFSSSSDLMAHRRQSHTREKPFSCSECGKCFSFRSRLIDHQRTHTGEKPFCCFQCGKCFSVRSRFLDHRRTHTGEKPFSCLECGKCFLFRSRLLEHQRTHTGEKPFSCLKCGKCFSVRSRLKDHQRTHTGEKPFSCLECGKSFSFRPCLIDHQRTHTGEKPFSCFQCGKCFSFQSRLINHQRTHTGEKPFSCSECGKSFSNQSCLRVHQRTHTGEKPYSCSECGKSFVTSSQLAVHRRRTHTGEKPFSCSECGKCFSNQSCLRVHQRTHTGENLFSCSECGKSFVTSSKLASHQRQTHTGEKPVSCSECGKCFTRKRSLKVHFKIHTGGKP, from the exons ATGATACAGACTGGAGCTGTAGGCTCATTAAAG ggtcacttccaggtcagtccctcccacgaggagccaatgggaatgtgggaggaagcgagtgacacagggatgaaggggaaggAGGATAAAAACGAGCGGAACAAGAGAATcgtgaatctgacactggagatgatctatctgctgactggagag GAGCgggactatataaaaggaaacaaggacctTTATGATGAAGAGATAAAGGAGGAGCCACAGCAGCTCAGCCCACTGG CAGTctgtgaatataaagatgagagtAATGTTACAGCAAACATGGAAGCAACGTTAGGCTGTAATAATGATGGAAATCTCACTGAAATTTCTCCAGTGGAACAGTCTCCACCTGCCAATGGGATTAAAGTAGAAGTGGATTCATGGGAAGAGgaaaaccaatcagattgcagcattaatccacttacagaacagatacagggaacagatacaccaACTCCTATCATGGGGTGCAGCCCAAGTAACAACTTGTCAGATAATTATATATCAGTTGTTATTAAAGAGGAAGCGACGTCATGGGAAGAAGAAAACCCCTTTGCAGAACAAACACAAGTAACAGACACATCGACTCTTGTGGGGCAGAGCCTGAATAGCAGTTTGATCCCTAAGGACACATCAGATGGAATTAAGGAGGATTTGGCTTTATGGGAAACAGACCACAACTACTGCAAGATAAATACAATTACAGGAGAGATACTGCAAACAGATAAACTAGCAGATGTTATGGGCTGTAGCCTGAATAACAACTCACAAGATGATTATATATCATTTGTTATTAAGGAGGAAGAGGCTTCATGTGAagagggaaaccaatcagattgcagcattaatccacttacagaaccaatacagggaacagatacacctactcctaaTATGTTATACAGTCTAGTTAGAGACTTTTTGAAAACAAATGGCAATAAATATGATGAAAATGCCAATACATCTGCACATTTTAGTCGTAATAGAGACTCTGATAAACATGAAAGAACCCACACAGGAAAGAAACTTCATTCTTGTTCacaatgtgggaaatgtttttcatcTTCATCAGATCTTATGGCCCATCGTCGACAGTCCCACACAAGggagaaacctttttcttgttcagaatgtgggaaatgtttttcatttcGATCACGCCTTATAGATCATCAGAgaacccacacaggggagaaacctttttgttgttttcaatgtggaaaatgtttttcagttcGATCACGCTTTCTAGATCATCGGAgaacccacacaggggagaaacctttttcttgtttggaatgtgggaaatgttttttatttcgaTCACGCCTTTTAGAGCACCAGAGAAcccacacgggggagaaacctttttcttgtttgaaatgtggaaaatgtttttcagttcGATCACGCCTTAAAGATCATCAGAgaacccacacaggggagaaacctttttcttgtttgGAATGTGGAAAATCGTTTTCATTCCGACCATGCCTTATAGATCATCAGAgaacccacacaggggagaaacctttttcttgttttcaatgtggcaaatgtttttcatttcaaTCACGCCTTATAAATCATCAGAgaacccacacaggggagaaaccgttTTCTTgttcagaatgtgggaaaagtttttCAAATCAATCTTGCCTTAGGGTGCATCAGAgaacccacacaggggagaaaccctattcttgttctgaatgtgggaaaagctttgTCACTTCATCACAACTCGCTGTCCATCGACGACgaacccacacaggagagaaaccgttTTCTTGttcagaatgtgggaaatgtttttcaaatcaaTCTTGCCTTAGGGTGCATCAgagaactcacacaggagagaacctgttttcttgttctgaatgtgggaaaagctttgTCACTTCATCAAAACTTGCTAGCCATCAAAGACaaacccacacaggagagaaacctgtttcttgttctgaatgtgggaaatgttttactcGTAAGAGAAGTCTAAAAGTGCACTTTAAGATTCACACAGGAGGAAAaccataa
- the LOC108704244 gene encoding oocyte zinc finger protein XlCOF22 isoform X1, whose product MIQTGAVGSLKGHFQVSPSHEEPMGMWEEASDTGMKGKEDKNERNKRIVNLTLEMIYLLTGEHYIPRKKSDDGGALHAPGSVIQKENNKNDKKILELMSNIIQLLTGEERDYIKGNKDLYDEEIKEEPQQLSPLAVCEYKDESNVTANMEATLGCNNDGNLTEISPVEQSPPANGIKVEVDSWEEENQSDCSINPLTEQIQGTDTPTPIMGCSPSNNLSDNYISVVIKEEATSWEEENPFAEQTQVTDTSTLVGQSLNSSLIPKDTSDGIKEDLALWETDHNYCKINTITGEILQTDKLADVMGCSLNNNSQDDYISFVIKEEEASCEEGNQSDCSINPLTEPIQGTDTPTPNMLYSLVRDFLKTNGNKYDENANTSAHFSRNRDSDKHERTHTGKKLHSCSQCGKCFSSSSDLMAHRRQSHTREKPFSCSECGKCFSFRSRLIDHQRTHTGEKPFCCFQCGKCFSVRSRFLDHRRTHTGEKPFSCLECGKCFLFRSRLLEHQRTHTGEKPFSCLKCGKCFSVRSRLKDHQRTHTGEKPFSCLECGKSFSFRPCLIDHQRTHTGEKPFSCFQCGKCFSFQSRLINHQRTHTGEKPFSCSECGKSFSNQSCLRVHQRTHTGEKPYSCSECGKSFVTSSQLAVHRRRTHTGEKPFSCSECGKCFSNQSCLRVHQRTHTGENLFSCSECGKSFVTSSKLASHQRQTHTGEKPVSCSECGKCFTRKRSLKVHFKIHTGGKP is encoded by the exons ATGATACAGACTGGAGCTGTAGGCTCATTAAAG ggtcacttccaggtcagtccctcccacgaggagccaatgggaatgtgggaggaagcgagtgacacagggatgaaggggaaggAGGATAAAAACGAGCGGAACAAGAGAATcgtgaatctgacactggagatgatctatctgctgactggagag cactacatccctaggaagaagtcagatgatgggggggccctgcatgcccctggctccgtcatacagaaggaaaataacaagaatgacaagaagatcctggaactcatgtccaacatcatccagctgctgactggagag GAGCgggactatataaaaggaaacaaggacctTTATGATGAAGAGATAAAGGAGGAGCCACAGCAGCTCAGCCCACTGG CAGTctgtgaatataaagatgagagtAATGTTACAGCAAACATGGAAGCAACGTTAGGCTGTAATAATGATGGAAATCTCACTGAAATTTCTCCAGTGGAACAGTCTCCACCTGCCAATGGGATTAAAGTAGAAGTGGATTCATGGGAAGAGgaaaaccaatcagattgcagcattaatccacttacagaacagatacagggaacagatacaccaACTCCTATCATGGGGTGCAGCCCAAGTAACAACTTGTCAGATAATTATATATCAGTTGTTATTAAAGAGGAAGCGACGTCATGGGAAGAAGAAAACCCCTTTGCAGAACAAACACAAGTAACAGACACATCGACTCTTGTGGGGCAGAGCCTGAATAGCAGTTTGATCCCTAAGGACACATCAGATGGAATTAAGGAGGATTTGGCTTTATGGGAAACAGACCACAACTACTGCAAGATAAATACAATTACAGGAGAGATACTGCAAACAGATAAACTAGCAGATGTTATGGGCTGTAGCCTGAATAACAACTCACAAGATGATTATATATCATTTGTTATTAAGGAGGAAGAGGCTTCATGTGAagagggaaaccaatcagattgcagcattaatccacttacagaaccaatacagggaacagatacacctactcctaaTATGTTATACAGTCTAGTTAGAGACTTTTTGAAAACAAATGGCAATAAATATGATGAAAATGCCAATACATCTGCACATTTTAGTCGTAATAGAGACTCTGATAAACATGAAAGAACCCACACAGGAAAGAAACTTCATTCTTGTTCacaatgtgggaaatgtttttcatcTTCATCAGATCTTATGGCCCATCGTCGACAGTCCCACACAAGggagaaacctttttcttgttcagaatgtgggaaatgtttttcatttcGATCACGCCTTATAGATCATCAGAgaacccacacaggggagaaacctttttgttgttttcaatgtggaaaatgtttttcagttcGATCACGCTTTCTAGATCATCGGAgaacccacacaggggagaaacctttttcttgtttggaatgtgggaaatgttttttatttcgaTCACGCCTTTTAGAGCACCAGAGAAcccacacgggggagaaacctttttcttgtttgaaatgtggaaaatgtttttcagttcGATCACGCCTTAAAGATCATCAGAgaacccacacaggggagaaacctttttcttgtttgGAATGTGGAAAATCGTTTTCATTCCGACCATGCCTTATAGATCATCAGAgaacccacacaggggagaaacctttttcttgttttcaatgtggcaaatgtttttcatttcaaTCACGCCTTATAAATCATCAGAgaacccacacaggggagaaaccgttTTCTTgttcagaatgtgggaaaagtttttCAAATCAATCTTGCCTTAGGGTGCATCAGAgaacccacacaggggagaaaccctattcttgttctgaatgtgggaaaagctttgTCACTTCATCACAACTCGCTGTCCATCGACGACgaacccacacaggagagaaaccgttTTCTTGttcagaatgtgggaaatgtttttcaaatcaaTCTTGCCTTAGGGTGCATCAgagaactcacacaggagagaacctgttttcttgttctgaatgtgggaaaagctttgTCACTTCATCAAAACTTGCTAGCCATCAAAGACaaacccacacaggagagaaacctgtttcttgttctgaatgtgggaaatgttttactcGTAAGAGAAGTCTAAAAGTGCACTTTAAGATTCACACAGGAGGAAAaccataa
- the LOC108704244 gene encoding oocyte zinc finger protein XlCOF22 isoform X4, with protein sequence MIQTGAVGSLKGHFQVSPSHEEPMGMWEEASDTGMKGKEDKNERNKRIVNLTLEMIYLLTGEERDYIKGNKDLYDEEIKEEPQQLSPLVCEYKDESNVTANMEATLGCNNDGNLTEISPVEQSPPANGIKVEVDSWEEENQSDCSINPLTEQIQGTDTPTPIMGCSPSNNLSDNYISVVIKEEATSWEEENPFAEQTQVTDTSTLVGQSLNSSLIPKDTSDGIKEDLALWETDHNYCKINTITGEILQTDKLADVMGCSLNNNSQDDYISFVIKEEEASCEEGNQSDCSINPLTEPIQGTDTPTPNMLYSLVRDFLKTNGNKYDENANTSAHFSRNRDSDKHERTHTGKKLHSCSQCGKCFSSSSDLMAHRRQSHTREKPFSCSECGKCFSFRSRLIDHQRTHTGEKPFCCFQCGKCFSVRSRFLDHRRTHTGEKPFSCLECGKCFLFRSRLLEHQRTHTGEKPFSCLKCGKCFSVRSRLKDHQRTHTGEKPFSCLECGKSFSFRPCLIDHQRTHTGEKPFSCFQCGKCFSFQSRLINHQRTHTGEKPFSCSECGKSFSNQSCLRVHQRTHTGEKPYSCSECGKSFVTSSQLAVHRRRTHTGEKPFSCSECGKCFSNQSCLRVHQRTHTGENLFSCSECGKSFVTSSKLASHQRQTHTGEKPVSCSECGKCFTRKRSLKVHFKIHTGGKP encoded by the exons ATGATACAGACTGGAGCTGTAGGCTCATTAAAG ggtcacttccaggtcagtccctcccacgaggagccaatgggaatgtgggaggaagcgagtgacacagggatgaaggggaaggAGGATAAAAACGAGCGGAACAAGAGAATcgtgaatctgacactggagatgatctatctgctgactggagag GAGCgggactatataaaaggaaacaaggacctTTATGATGAAGAGATAAAGGAGGAGCCACAGCAGCTCAGCCCACTGG TctgtgaatataaagatgagagtAATGTTACAGCAAACATGGAAGCAACGTTAGGCTGTAATAATGATGGAAATCTCACTGAAATTTCTCCAGTGGAACAGTCTCCACCTGCCAATGGGATTAAAGTAGAAGTGGATTCATGGGAAGAGgaaaaccaatcagattgcagcattaatccacttacagaacagatacagggaacagatacaccaACTCCTATCATGGGGTGCAGCCCAAGTAACAACTTGTCAGATAATTATATATCAGTTGTTATTAAAGAGGAAGCGACGTCATGGGAAGAAGAAAACCCCTTTGCAGAACAAACACAAGTAACAGACACATCGACTCTTGTGGGGCAGAGCCTGAATAGCAGTTTGATCCCTAAGGACACATCAGATGGAATTAAGGAGGATTTGGCTTTATGGGAAACAGACCACAACTACTGCAAGATAAATACAATTACAGGAGAGATACTGCAAACAGATAAACTAGCAGATGTTATGGGCTGTAGCCTGAATAACAACTCACAAGATGATTATATATCATTTGTTATTAAGGAGGAAGAGGCTTCATGTGAagagggaaaccaatcagattgcagcattaatccacttacagaaccaatacagggaacagatacacctactcctaaTATGTTATACAGTCTAGTTAGAGACTTTTTGAAAACAAATGGCAATAAATATGATGAAAATGCCAATACATCTGCACATTTTAGTCGTAATAGAGACTCTGATAAACATGAAAGAACCCACACAGGAAAGAAACTTCATTCTTGTTCacaatgtgggaaatgtttttcatcTTCATCAGATCTTATGGCCCATCGTCGACAGTCCCACACAAGggagaaacctttttcttgttcagaatgtgggaaatgtttttcatttcGATCACGCCTTATAGATCATCAGAgaacccacacaggggagaaacctttttgttgttttcaatgtggaaaatgtttttcagttcGATCACGCTTTCTAGATCATCGGAgaacccacacaggggagaaacctttttcttgtttggaatgtgggaaatgttttttatttcgaTCACGCCTTTTAGAGCACCAGAGAAcccacacgggggagaaacctttttcttgtttgaaatgtggaaaatgtttttcagttcGATCACGCCTTAAAGATCATCAGAgaacccacacaggggagaaacctttttcttgtttgGAATGTGGAAAATCGTTTTCATTCCGACCATGCCTTATAGATCATCAGAgaacccacacaggggagaaacctttttcttgttttcaatgtggcaaatgtttttcatttcaaTCACGCCTTATAAATCATCAGAgaacccacacaggggagaaaccgttTTCTTgttcagaatgtgggaaaagtttttCAAATCAATCTTGCCTTAGGGTGCATCAGAgaacccacacaggggagaaaccctattcttgttctgaatgtgggaaaagctttgTCACTTCATCACAACTCGCTGTCCATCGACGACgaacccacacaggagagaaaccgttTTCTTGttcagaatgtgggaaatgtttttcaaatcaaTCTTGCCTTAGGGTGCATCAgagaactcacacaggagagaacctgttttcttgttctgaatgtgggaaaagctttgTCACTTCATCAAAACTTGCTAGCCATCAAAGACaaacccacacaggagagaaacctgtttcttgttctgaatgtgggaaatgttttactcGTAAGAGAAGTCTAAAAGTGCACTTTAAGATTCACACAGGAGGAAAaccataa
- the LOC108704244 gene encoding oocyte zinc finger protein XlCOF22 isoform X2, producing the protein MIQTGAVGSLKGHFQVSPSHEEPMGMWEEASDTGMKGKEDKNERNKRIVNLTLEMIYLLTGEHYIPRKKSDDGGALHAPGSVIQKENNKNDKKILELMSNIIQLLTGEERDYIKGNKDLYDEEIKEEPQQLSPLVCEYKDESNVTANMEATLGCNNDGNLTEISPVEQSPPANGIKVEVDSWEEENQSDCSINPLTEQIQGTDTPTPIMGCSPSNNLSDNYISVVIKEEATSWEEENPFAEQTQVTDTSTLVGQSLNSSLIPKDTSDGIKEDLALWETDHNYCKINTITGEILQTDKLADVMGCSLNNNSQDDYISFVIKEEEASCEEGNQSDCSINPLTEPIQGTDTPTPNMLYSLVRDFLKTNGNKYDENANTSAHFSRNRDSDKHERTHTGKKLHSCSQCGKCFSSSSDLMAHRRQSHTREKPFSCSECGKCFSFRSRLIDHQRTHTGEKPFCCFQCGKCFSVRSRFLDHRRTHTGEKPFSCLECGKCFLFRSRLLEHQRTHTGEKPFSCLKCGKCFSVRSRLKDHQRTHTGEKPFSCLECGKSFSFRPCLIDHQRTHTGEKPFSCFQCGKCFSFQSRLINHQRTHTGEKPFSCSECGKSFSNQSCLRVHQRTHTGEKPYSCSECGKSFVTSSQLAVHRRRTHTGEKPFSCSECGKCFSNQSCLRVHQRTHTGENLFSCSECGKSFVTSSKLASHQRQTHTGEKPVSCSECGKCFTRKRSLKVHFKIHTGGKP; encoded by the exons ATGATACAGACTGGAGCTGTAGGCTCATTAAAG ggtcacttccaggtcagtccctcccacgaggagccaatgggaatgtgggaggaagcgagtgacacagggatgaaggggaaggAGGATAAAAACGAGCGGAACAAGAGAATcgtgaatctgacactggagatgatctatctgctgactggagag cactacatccctaggaagaagtcagatgatgggggggccctgcatgcccctggctccgtcatacagaaggaaaataacaagaatgacaagaagatcctggaactcatgtccaacatcatccagctgctgactggagag GAGCgggactatataaaaggaaacaaggacctTTATGATGAAGAGATAAAGGAGGAGCCACAGCAGCTCAGCCCACTGG TctgtgaatataaagatgagagtAATGTTACAGCAAACATGGAAGCAACGTTAGGCTGTAATAATGATGGAAATCTCACTGAAATTTCTCCAGTGGAACAGTCTCCACCTGCCAATGGGATTAAAGTAGAAGTGGATTCATGGGAAGAGgaaaaccaatcagattgcagcattaatccacttacagaacagatacagggaacagatacaccaACTCCTATCATGGGGTGCAGCCCAAGTAACAACTTGTCAGATAATTATATATCAGTTGTTATTAAAGAGGAAGCGACGTCATGGGAAGAAGAAAACCCCTTTGCAGAACAAACACAAGTAACAGACACATCGACTCTTGTGGGGCAGAGCCTGAATAGCAGTTTGATCCCTAAGGACACATCAGATGGAATTAAGGAGGATTTGGCTTTATGGGAAACAGACCACAACTACTGCAAGATAAATACAATTACAGGAGAGATACTGCAAACAGATAAACTAGCAGATGTTATGGGCTGTAGCCTGAATAACAACTCACAAGATGATTATATATCATTTGTTATTAAGGAGGAAGAGGCTTCATGTGAagagggaaaccaatcagattgcagcattaatccacttacagaaccaatacagggaacagatacacctactcctaaTATGTTATACAGTCTAGTTAGAGACTTTTTGAAAACAAATGGCAATAAATATGATGAAAATGCCAATACATCTGCACATTTTAGTCGTAATAGAGACTCTGATAAACATGAAAGAACCCACACAGGAAAGAAACTTCATTCTTGTTCacaatgtgggaaatgtttttcatcTTCATCAGATCTTATGGCCCATCGTCGACAGTCCCACACAAGggagaaacctttttcttgttcagaatgtgggaaatgtttttcatttcGATCACGCCTTATAGATCATCAGAgaacccacacaggggagaaacctttttgttgttttcaatgtggaaaatgtttttcagttcGATCACGCTTTCTAGATCATCGGAgaacccacacaggggagaaacctttttcttgtttggaatgtgggaaatgttttttatttcgaTCACGCCTTTTAGAGCACCAGAGAAcccacacgggggagaaacctttttcttgtttgaaatgtggaaaatgtttttcagttcGATCACGCCTTAAAGATCATCAGAgaacccacacaggggagaaacctttttcttgtttgGAATGTGGAAAATCGTTTTCATTCCGACCATGCCTTATAGATCATCAGAgaacccacacaggggagaaacctttttcttgttttcaatgtggcaaatgtttttcatttcaaTCACGCCTTATAAATCATCAGAgaacccacacaggggagaaaccgttTTCTTgttcagaatgtgggaaaagtttttCAAATCAATCTTGCCTTAGGGTGCATCAGAgaacccacacaggggagaaaccctattcttgttctgaatgtgggaaaagctttgTCACTTCATCACAACTCGCTGTCCATCGACGACgaacccacacaggagagaaaccgttTTCTTGttcagaatgtgggaaatgtttttcaaatcaaTCTTGCCTTAGGGTGCATCAgagaactcacacaggagagaacctgttttcttgttctgaatgtgggaaaagctttgTCACTTCATCAAAACTTGCTAGCCATCAAAGACaaacccacacaggagagaaacctgtttcttgttctgaatgtgggaaatgttttactcGTAAGAGAAGTCTAAAAGTGCACTTTAAGATTCACACAGGAGGAAAaccataa
- the LOC108704299 gene encoding histone H2A type 1-like: MSGRGKQGGKTRAKAKTRSSRAGLQFPVGRVHRLLRKGNYAERVGAGAPVYLAAVLEYLTAEILELAGNAARDNKKTRIIPRHLQLAVRNDEELNKLLGGVTIAQGGVLPNIQSVLLPKKTESSKAAKSK; this comes from the coding sequence ATGTCTGGAAGAGGCAAACAGGGCGGCAAAACTCGCGCTAAGGCGAAGACTCGCTCATCTCGGGCCGGGCTGCAGTTCCCAGTCGGCCGTGTTCACAGGCTCTTGAGGAAgggcaattatgccgagcggGTGGGAGCCGGAGCTCCGGTCTATCTGGCCGCAGTGCTCGAATACCTGACCGCTGAGATCCTGGAGTTGGCCGGCAACGCTGCCCGGGATAACAAGAAGACCCGCATCATCCCCAGGCACCTGCAGCTCGCTGTGCGCAACGATGAGGAACTCAACAAACTGCTCGGAGGAGTCACTATCGCTCAGGGCGGGGTCCTGCCCAACATCCAGTCCGTGCTGCTGCCCAAGAAAACCGAGAGCTCCAAGGCGGCCAAGAGCAAATGA